In the genome of Ancylomarina subtilis, one region contains:
- a CDS encoding sodium-dependent transporter, which translates to MKPDKIPQVRDVFSSKIGVIAAAAGSAVGLGNIWKFPYITGVYGGAAFLFVYLGFIALIGLPIMLSEFMIGRKSRSNVFGAFKNLAPKSGWKYAGLLGVVAAIMILSFYGVVAGWSIDYIVKSITNSFADKSPDELGSMFTQFIEAPILPIFYQLLFMLMTMAIVIIGVKDGIEKYAKILMPLLVVIIIVLDIRAVTLEGAKEGLSFLFHPDFSKLSSDGILSALGHAFFSLSLGMGTLITYGSYIGDENNLAKTALQVTIADTLIAILAGVAIFPAVFAFGIEPSSGPGLVFITLPNVFQQMPGGIFFSILFFLLLTVAALTSSISILEVVVAYFREELKIKRKLATLLATLLISIVGVFCSLSMGLFKAETLFGLNLFDLLDWISANMLLPLGGLFISLFIGWYWGRKKIEEELAKGSKLSRGLITVFLFIVKFIAPGAIAIVFLNGLGLV; encoded by the coding sequence ATGAAGCCAGATAAAATTCCCCAAGTGAGAGATGTATTTTCAAGTAAAATAGGTGTAATAGCGGCTGCCGCTGGTTCGGCTGTTGGGCTTGGGAATATATGGAAGTTTCCCTATATCACCGGTGTTTATGGAGGGGCGGCTTTTCTTTTTGTCTATTTGGGTTTTATTGCACTCATTGGTCTGCCAATTATGTTATCTGAATTTATGATTGGTCGAAAGTCCCGATCAAATGTCTTTGGGGCTTTTAAAAACCTGGCTCCGAAATCGGGATGGAAATATGCGGGTTTACTAGGTGTCGTAGCTGCGATAATGATTCTTTCGTTTTACGGTGTAGTTGCTGGTTGGAGTATCGATTATATTGTGAAATCGATTACAAATAGTTTTGCTGACAAAAGTCCCGATGAACTGGGAAGTATGTTTACTCAATTTATTGAAGCTCCCATATTACCTATTTTTTATCAGTTGTTATTTATGCTGATGACCATGGCCATTGTTATTATTGGCGTTAAAGATGGGATTGAGAAGTACGCAAAAATTCTAATGCCTTTACTGGTCGTTATTATCATTGTGTTAGATATCAGGGCTGTTACTCTTGAAGGAGCCAAGGAAGGTTTGTCATTTTTGTTTCATCCTGATTTCTCCAAACTGAGTTCAGATGGTATATTGAGTGCATTAGGACATGCTTTTTTTTCATTGAGTTTGGGAATGGGAACTCTGATTACTTATGGTTCTTATATTGGCGATGAGAATAATTTGGCAAAAACGGCTTTGCAAGTAACCATTGCCGATACGCTGATTGCTATTTTAGCGGGAGTTGCTATTTTTCCGGCTGTATTTGCTTTTGGAATTGAACCCAGTAGTGGACCGGGACTTGTTTTTATAACACTACCCAATGTGTTTCAGCAAATGCCTGGCGGTATCTTTTTTTCAATCTTATTTTTCCTTTTATTAACTGTTGCAGCCCTTACCTCGTCCATTTCGATACTCGAAGTGGTGGTTGCGTATTTTAGGGAAGAGCTGAAGATTAAAAGGAAGTTGGCTACACTTTTGGCGACGTTATTAATTTCAATTGTGGGTGTTTTTTGTTCTCTATCTATGGGCTTATTTAAAGCAGAGACGTTGTTTGGTTTGAACTTATTTGATTTGCTTGACTGGATTTCTGCTAATATGTTATTGCCATTGGGAGGTTTATTTATTTCCCTATTTATTGGTTGGTATTGGGGACGTAAAAAGATTGAAGAAGAATTGGCAAAAGGATCGAAACTTAGTCGGGGATTGATTACCGTTTTTCTATTCATTGTTAAATTTATTGCTCCTGGTGCAATAGCGATTGTCTTTTTAAACGGATTAGGTCTGGTTTAA
- the trkA gene encoding Trk system potassium transporter TrkA → MKIVIAGAGAVGTHLAKMLSHQDHEIILIDSDEEKLKLIDSHLDLLTIVGSSSSINDLKEANVKKADLFIAVTQSEETNITSSLLAKKLGAKRTIARINNQEYLIPENKDFLKSLGIDEFVYPERLAAKEVINYLSRSGTRQMYEFSGGKLLLYGIKISSKSVIMDKTMAEVSQITGDDDFRAVAIKREGQTIIPRGHNRFMRGDLVFVISKAESIDRVMTLAGKQKYKIKKAMILGGSRIGFKTASELEQNLDLKLLEIDKNKSIKLADALDKTLVINGDGRDLDLLREEGIQKMDAFVAVTGNSETNILACLLASKMGVKRTIAEVENIDYIDLADSIGVGAMINKKLLAASYIYRFTMDADVQHCKWLTVSDAEVIELVAQANSKITMGKLKDIDFPEDANIGGIIRGDQGIIAMGDTQIQEGDQVVVFTLPSAIKKVEKIFK, encoded by the coding sequence ATGAAGATTGTAATTGCAGGAGCAGGTGCAGTAGGAACTCACTTGGCAAAAATGCTTAGTCATCAGGATCATGAAATCATTTTGATTGATAGTGATGAGGAAAAATTGAAATTAATCGATTCTCATTTGGATCTTTTAACCATTGTCGGATCAAGTTCTTCGATTAATGATCTGAAAGAAGCCAATGTGAAGAAGGCTGACTTGTTTATAGCTGTAACTCAATCTGAAGAGACCAATATAACTTCGAGTTTGCTTGCCAAGAAATTGGGTGCGAAGCGTACTATTGCTCGTATTAATAACCAAGAGTATCTTATCCCGGAAAATAAAGATTTTTTAAAGAGTTTAGGAATCGATGAGTTCGTATATCCTGAACGTTTGGCGGCCAAAGAAGTGATTAATTATTTATCACGTTCCGGAACACGTCAGATGTATGAATTTTCAGGGGGTAAACTGTTACTTTATGGTATAAAAATCAGCAGCAAGTCGGTGATTATGGATAAAACCATGGCCGAGGTTTCTCAAATAACAGGTGATGACGATTTTAGAGCCGTTGCGATTAAACGTGAGGGCCAAACTATTATTCCACGAGGCCATAATCGATTTATGCGAGGCGACTTGGTTTTTGTTATCAGTAAAGCAGAGAGTATTGATAGGGTGATGACACTTGCCGGAAAGCAAAAATACAAAATCAAGAAAGCCATGATTTTAGGTGGTAGTCGTATTGGTTTTAAAACGGCAAGTGAATTGGAACAAAACCTGGATCTTAAATTACTTGAGATTGATAAAAATAAGAGTATAAAACTTGCTGATGCACTGGATAAAACCCTGGTGATTAATGGAGACGGACGCGATTTGGATCTTTTACGTGAAGAGGGAATTCAAAAAATGGATGCTTTTGTTGCCGTAACAGGAAACTCAGAGACGAATATTCTGGCTTGTTTGCTGGCAAGTAAAATGGGTGTGAAACGTACAATTGCTGAGGTTGAAAATATCGATTACATCGATTTAGCAGATAGTATTGGTGTGGGTGCCATGATTAATAAAAAGTTACTTGCAGCAAGTTATATCTACCGATTTACTATGGATGCTGATGTGCAGCACTGCAAATGGTTAACTGTTTCAGATGCTGAGGTGATTGAATTGGTTGCACAGGCTAATTCTAAAATCACAATGGGTAAACTGAAAGATATTGACTTTCCTGAGGATGCTAATATTGGTGGTATTATCAGAGGCGATCAAGGTATTATTGCAATGGGAGATACTCAAATTCAGGAAGGTGATCAAGTTGTTGTATTTACCTTACCTTCAGCGATCAAAAAAGTTGAAAAGATTTTTAAATAG
- a CDS encoding TrkH family potassium uptake protein, which yields MIRKKIIFNILGKLLVGESVFLFLSLLVSLFYKESDTQAFLYSGLITFAVGGGSYLTSKGVKKEMGKREGYIIVSLVWIVFSIFGCLPFLFSGSISSVTDAFFETMSGFTTTGSSILNNIEELPHGILFWRSLTQWLGGMGIIVMFLAILPTLGIGGRELFIAEVPGPAPDKLTPRIKETARNLWGLYASFTLAECLLLMLGGMPFFDAINHSLTTMATGGYSTKQASIGYFDSIYLQYVIIAFMFIAGTNFTLSYGMLTGRMSKIFKDEEFRFYSFVIVLFTIVIGGGIYLTSSMGVEQAFRDALFTVVSIITTTGYATADYLLWMPFLGMLIFVLMFVGGSAGSTGGGVKVVRVLLLFKNSFYELKRLIHPNAVIPIRYNQRVVDQRTVTNILAFFVFYIIIFLASTVLMSFWSSDIFSALSAVATTLGNIGPGFSEIGPMENFSKMPDLAKWFLSFLMLLGRLELFTVLILFSPSFWRD from the coding sequence GTGATTAGAAAAAAAATAATATTCAACATCCTTGGAAAACTGTTGGTAGGAGAAAGTGTTTTTCTTTTTCTATCCTTATTGGTTTCTCTTTTCTATAAGGAGTCAGATACGCAGGCCTTTTTATATTCAGGCCTGATTACATTTGCAGTAGGAGGGGGTAGTTATTTAACTTCGAAAGGGGTTAAAAAGGAGATGGGAAAACGTGAAGGTTACATTATTGTTAGCCTTGTTTGGATCGTATTCTCAATTTTTGGTTGTTTGCCCTTTCTGTTTAGCGGATCGATTTCTTCGGTTACGGATGCTTTTTTTGAAACCATGTCTGGATTTACTACGACTGGATCATCAATTTTGAACAATATCGAAGAATTGCCACATGGTATTTTATTCTGGCGTTCGTTAACTCAATGGCTTGGAGGTATGGGGATTATTGTCATGTTCCTGGCTATTCTTCCAACCTTAGGGATAGGTGGGAGAGAACTTTTTATTGCCGAAGTTCCAGGTCCTGCCCCCGATAAACTAACACCCAGAATTAAGGAAACAGCACGTAACCTTTGGGGCTTGTATGCTTCTTTTACTCTCGCAGAATGCCTTTTGTTAATGTTGGGTGGGATGCCTTTTTTTGATGCGATAAACCATTCTTTAACAACAATGGCAACAGGAGGTTATTCTACCAAGCAAGCCAGTATTGGTTATTTCGATTCCATTTATTTACAATATGTCATCATTGCTTTCATGTTTATCGCAGGTACAAATTTCACTTTGTCCTACGGTATGCTTACAGGGAGAATGTCTAAGATTTTTAAGGATGAAGAATTTCGATTTTATTCCTTTGTGATTGTTTTGTTTACGATTGTAATTGGGGGAGGCATTTATTTAACCTCTTCAATGGGCGTTGAACAGGCTTTTCGCGATGCACTTTTCACGGTTGTTTCTATTATCACAACCACAGGATATGCGACTGCGGACTATTTGTTATGGATGCCCTTTTTAGGCATGTTAATATTTGTGTTGATGTTTGTTGGTGGTTCGGCGGGCTCAACTGGTGGAGGTGTTAAAGTTGTTAGGGTATTGCTACTTTTTAAAAACAGTTTTTATGAATTAAAGCGTTTGATTCACCCCAATGCTGTTATCCCAATTCGTTATAATCAAAGAGTTGTTGATCAGCGTACTGTGACAAATATTTTGGCCTTTTTTGTATTCTACATCATCATTTTCCTGGCATCAACTGTTTTGATGTCATTTTGGAGTTCTGATATATTTTCGGCTTTAAGTGCTGTAGCAACGACACTTGGGAATATTGGTCCTGGTTTTTCTGAGATTGGACCGATGGAGAATTTTTCGAAAATGCCTGATCTTGCCAAATGGTTTCTTTCTTTCCTGATGCTTTTAGGACGATTGGAGCTGTTTACTGTTTTGATTTTATTTTCACCATCTTTTTGGAGGGATTAA
- a CDS encoding bifunctional aconitate hydratase 2/2-methylisocitrate dehydratase, translating into MIDAYLKHEAARATKGIPALPLNAEQTAELCELLQNPIEGKEDFLLHLFKERIAPGVDDSTKVKADFLGQLLRGEVSSPIITKSEAIKILGTMMGGYNVTVLVEALKDEALADEAAEALKGIILVYDAFETVAELSKNNAAAKSVLESWANAEWFTKRAELPEEIKLKVYKVEGEINTDDFSPASQAFTRPDIPLHALAMGAGRFEDGIETIAGWRKEGHKVAFVGDVVGTGSSRKSAANSLLWHIGEDIPAVPNKRTAGVVIGGAIAPIFYNTTQDSGGLPITTDVSKLNTGDEIIINNVKGEITRDGEVICTYSLAPDTLSDEYRAGGRIPLIIGKALTEKARTLLGMPATDIFTVANNPQPKANQGYTMAQKIVGKACGVEGVLPGTSCAPKMTTVGSQDTTGPMTRDEIKELACLKFEAPMFMQSFCHTAAYPKATDVAMHKSMPKFMAERKGVPLKQGDGVIHSWLNRLLVPDTVGTGGDSHTRFPLGISFPAGSGLVAFAGALGFMPLDMPESVLIKFKGKLNPGITLRDVVNAIPYFAIQNGQLTVPKKNKINIFNGKIIEMEGLEDITVEQAFELTDATAERSAAAGCIKLSEERVIEYVKSNVALMESMIKMGYEDAQTIQNRIDACNEWLANPVLISRDENAEYAETIEIDLSAITEPILCCPNDPDDVKLLSDVQNTEIQDVFIGSCMTNIGHFRACEKVWNGLTPSDKVRTYIAPPTRMDQAVLKEEATFATFSQLGVRVETPGCSLCMGNQLRVPDKVNVYSTSTRNFNNRMGTGAQVYLGSAELGAVVSVLGKLPTPAEYMAIYKEKIEAHQEEVYKYMQFDEMDMEDALYQRRDL; encoded by the coding sequence ATGATTGACGCATATTTAAAACACGAAGCAGCCCGTGCTACCAAAGGTATCCCGGCTTTGCCATTGAATGCAGAACAAACTGCAGAACTTTGCGAGTTATTGCAAAATCCTATCGAAGGGAAAGAGGATTTTCTATTGCATTTATTCAAAGAAAGAATCGCTCCTGGAGTTGATGATTCAACAAAAGTAAAAGCTGACTTTTTAGGACAGCTTTTAAGAGGTGAAGTGAGTTCTCCAATCATTACAAAATCTGAAGCTATTAAGATTTTGGGAACTATGATGGGAGGCTACAATGTAACCGTATTGGTTGAGGCTTTAAAAGACGAAGCTTTAGCTGATGAGGCTGCAGAAGCTCTTAAAGGCATTATCCTTGTTTATGATGCTTTTGAAACAGTTGCAGAACTTTCAAAAAACAATGCTGCTGCTAAAAGTGTACTTGAATCTTGGGCAAACGCAGAGTGGTTTACTAAGCGTGCTGAATTGCCAGAAGAAATCAAGCTTAAAGTTTATAAGGTAGAAGGTGAAATCAATACGGATGATTTTTCTCCTGCATCTCAGGCGTTTACTCGTCCTGATATTCCATTGCACGCTTTAGCTATGGGTGCTGGCCGTTTCGAAGATGGTATCGAAACGATTGCTGGATGGAGAAAAGAAGGTCACAAGGTTGCTTTTGTAGGTGATGTTGTAGGTACGGGTTCTTCTCGTAAATCAGCTGCTAACTCATTGTTATGGCACATTGGTGAAGATATTCCTGCTGTACCTAACAAGCGTACTGCTGGTGTAGTAATTGGTGGTGCTATTGCTCCAATTTTCTATAATACAACTCAGGATTCAGGTGGATTACCAATCACAACTGATGTTTCTAAACTAAACACAGGTGATGAGATTATCATCAACAATGTTAAAGGTGAAATTACTCGCGATGGTGAAGTCATTTGTACTTACTCATTGGCTCCTGATACTTTGTCTGACGAGTACCGTGCTGGTGGTCGTATTCCTTTGATCATTGGTAAAGCTCTAACAGAGAAAGCTCGCACTTTACTTGGTATGCCTGCTACCGACATTTTTACTGTAGCTAATAATCCACAGCCTAAAGCTAATCAGGGCTATACTATGGCTCAAAAAATTGTAGGTAAAGCTTGTGGTGTTGAAGGTGTATTGCCAGGAACATCATGTGCACCTAAAATGACGACTGTTGGTTCTCAGGATACGACTGGTCCTATGACTCGCGATGAAATCAAAGAGTTGGCATGTTTGAAGTTTGAAGCGCCAATGTTCATGCAGTCTTTCTGTCACACTGCTGCTTATCCTAAAGCAACTGACGTGGCAATGCACAAGTCTATGCCTAAGTTTATGGCAGAGCGTAAAGGTGTACCTTTGAAGCAAGGTGATGGTGTAATTCACTCTTGGTTAAACCGTCTATTGGTCCCTGATACTGTTGGTACAGGTGGTGACTCGCATACACGTTTCCCATTGGGTATTTCTTTCCCAGCTGGTTCTGGTTTGGTTGCTTTTGCTGGTGCATTAGGTTTCATGCCATTGGATATGCCGGAGTCTGTATTAATCAAATTTAAAGGTAAGCTTAACCCAGGTATCACTTTACGTGATGTGGTAAATGCAATTCCATATTTTGCAATTCAGAACGGACAGTTAACTGTTCCTAAGAAAAATAAAATCAATATTTTCAACGGTAAGATTATCGAGATGGAAGGTCTTGAGGATATTACTGTCGAGCAAGCTTTTGAATTAACTGATGCGACTGCTGAGCGTTCTGCTGCTGCTGGTTGTATTAAGTTATCAGAAGAGCGTGTGATTGAGTACGTGAAATCTAACGTTGCCTTGATGGAATCTATGATCAAGATGGGGTACGAAGATGCTCAAACGATTCAGAACCGTATCGATGCTTGTAACGAATGGTTGGCTAATCCGGTATTGATCTCAAGAGATGAGAATGCTGAATATGCTGAGACTATCGAGATCGATCTTTCTGCAATTACTGAGCCTATTCTTTGTTGTCCAAATGATCCAGATGATGTGAAATTACTTTCTGATGTTCAGAACACAGAAATTCAGGATGTATTCATCGGTTCATGTATGACAAATATTGGCCATTTCCGTGCTTGTGAGAAGGTTTGGAATGGTCTAACGCCATCTGATAAGGTAAGGACTTATATTGCGCCTCCAACTCGTATGGATCAGGCTGTATTGAAAGAAGAAGCGACTTTTGCTACTTTCTCTCAGTTGGGTGTTCGTGTTGAGACTCCTGGATGTTCACTATGTATGGGTAACCAACTTCGTGTTCCGGATAAGGTAAATGTATATTCGACTTCAACTCGTAACTTCAACAATCGTATGGGTACTGGAGCTCAGGTTTACCTGGGATCTGCTGAACTTGGTGCTGTTGTTTCTGTATTAGGAAAATTACCAACTCCTGCGGAGTATATGGCGATCTACAAAGAGAAGATCGAAGCTCATCAAGAAGAAGTTTATAAATATATGCAGTTCGACGAAATGGATATGGAAGATGCTCTATATCAGCG
- the fbaA gene encoding class II fructose-bisphosphate aldolase has product MKKVLEVVKPGVITGDDVQKVFQVAKQEGFALPAVNVVNTNSINAALEAAREANSPIIIQFSNGGASFFSGKGIGANGQDAAIIGAVAGAKYVHAVAEHYGIPVILHTDHAAKKLLPWIDGLLDAGEEFYAQTGKPLFSSHMLDLSEEPLEENIGTCAKYLERMSKIDMTIEIELGCTGGEEDGVDNTDMDNSLLYTQPADVALAYETLLKVSPRFTIAASFGNVHGVYKPGNVVLTPKILLNSQSFISEKYGVAENTVDFVFHGGSGSSLEEIREAISYGVVKMNIDTDTQWACWDGVRKYEAANRDYLQGQIGNPDGEEKPNKKYYDPRKWLREGEISMKDRLVVAFNDLNAVGRN; this is encoded by the coding sequence ATGAAAAAAGTATTAGAAGTAGTTAAGCCAGGTGTAATCACAGGTGATGATGTACAAAAGGTATTTCAGGTTGCCAAACAAGAAGGATTCGCATTGCCTGCAGTTAATGTTGTAAATACAAATTCGATTAATGCTGCTTTAGAAGCTGCTCGCGAAGCTAACTCTCCTATTATTATTCAATTCTCAAATGGTGGCGCTTCATTTTTCTCAGGAAAAGGAATCGGAGCTAATGGACAGGATGCTGCTATTATTGGGGCAGTTGCCGGAGCTAAATATGTTCATGCTGTAGCTGAGCATTATGGTATTCCTGTAATTCTACATACTGATCATGCGGCTAAGAAATTGTTACCTTGGATTGACGGTCTTTTAGATGCTGGTGAGGAATTCTATGCACAAACTGGAAAGCCATTATTCAGTTCTCATATGTTAGACTTGTCAGAGGAGCCTCTGGAAGAAAATATTGGTACTTGTGCTAAATATCTAGAGCGTATGAGTAAAATTGATATGACTATAGAAATTGAGCTTGGTTGTACAGGTGGAGAAGAAGATGGTGTAGATAATACAGATATGGATAACTCTTTATTGTATACTCAACCTGCTGATGTTGCTTTAGCTTATGAAACTTTATTGAAAGTATCGCCTCGTTTCACTATTGCAGCGTCTTTTGGTAACGTTCACGGTGTTTATAAGCCAGGTAATGTTGTTTTAACACCTAAGATTCTTCTTAATTCTCAGTCATTTATTTCTGAAAAATATGGTGTTGCAGAAAACACGGTTGATTTTGTATTCCATGGTGGATCAGGTTCTTCTTTGGAGGAAATTCGTGAAGCAATCTCTTATGGTGTTGTTAAAATGAATATCGATACAGATACGCAGTGGGCATGTTGGGATGGCGTTCGTAAGTACGAAGCGGCTAATCGTGACTACTTGCAAGGACAGATTGGAAACCCTGATGGTGAAGAAAAACCAAACAAGAAATATTACGATCCACGTAAATGGTTACGTGAAGGCGAGATTTCGATGAAAGACCGTTTAGTTGTTGCTTTCAACGATCTTAATGCTGTTGGCCGTAACTAA
- a CDS encoding TrmH family RNA methyltransferase translates to MLSKNQIKLISSLQKKKFRDQHQLFVAEGYKLISDLLESKLESQYIIHNKQADTAGFLKLNKQIELIECEASELKKISNLKTPSDVLGIFKIPDSSYNKKAINQSLSILLDDVQDPGNLGTIVRIADWFGIKHIFCSPNTVDLYNPKVIQATMGALSRVKVIYTDLQQMINEYAAPDFPVYGTFLEGETIYKSKLSTQGFIIMGNEGKGISEDLKALVSHKLFIPNFPADQATSESLNVSVACSIVCSEFRRHQF, encoded by the coding sequence GTGCTTTCAAAAAACCAGATTAAACTCATTAGTAGTTTACAGAAAAAAAAATTTAGAGACCAACATCAGCTTTTTGTAGCTGAAGGGTATAAACTGATCTCTGATTTATTAGAATCAAAACTTGAGTCCCAATACATCATCCACAACAAACAAGCAGATACTGCTGGTTTTCTGAAACTCAACAAGCAAATAGAACTCATCGAGTGTGAAGCTTCAGAATTAAAAAAAATCAGCAATCTGAAAACACCTTCAGATGTGTTGGGAATTTTTAAAATTCCTGATTCCAGCTATAACAAAAAGGCAATCAATCAATCCTTGTCGATACTTCTTGACGATGTACAGGATCCTGGAAATTTAGGAACGATCGTTCGAATAGCAGATTGGTTCGGAATTAAACACATATTCTGCTCCCCAAACACCGTTGATCTTTATAACCCCAAAGTGATACAAGCAACCATGGGGGCACTTTCACGCGTTAAGGTGATTTATACCGATCTGCAACAAATGATTAATGAATATGCGGCACCTGATTTTCCAGTTTATGGTACTTTTCTTGAGGGTGAAACAATTTATAAAAGCAAACTCAGTACTCAGGGGTTTATTATTATGGGCAACGAAGGCAAAGGGATTTCTGAAGATCTAAAAGCCCTTGTGAGTCACAAATTATTCATCCCTAACTTTCCGGCAGACCAAGCAACTTCCGAATCGTTAAATGTTTCTGTGGCCTGCTCTATTGTATGTTCTGAATTCAGAAGGCATCAGTTTTAA
- a CDS encoding BamA/TamA family outer membrane protein, giving the protein MKPNLKYKNSYFFLSLIFTLVILLGAVSCSTTKYVGDKEYLLSKVSVKVDDKNISSTELNQNIKQKPNIKILGVWKFHLGLYNLSGKNTKKGINKWLRRIGEEPVIYEDYQTQRGKTQLEIYLKKKGYYNAIIEDTVIFRRKKAKLKFNIIAGTPYKYSNVYDEEADLPRNFLSPYQKRKEISDTSLIRRYLVADSVNRNIKPGQNVDSDNLGKERDRISKVIKNKGYYNFSKEYVHFMMDSVGKDHHMDVFVGIKKPLSLNVERKYRIRTIVVNTDYNPKSVLMNDSLYINKLDTLTYDNCQFIYNKKLNIKPDVILNSLSFQPGSLYNLSNVEESYTKLQALSQYKFVNIRFEVDAEAENQTEGSLNCIIQLTPHKKQAYTVEVEGTNTSGNIGFAAKLHYQHRNLLRGAEILDISLSNATETVKSNNSGNFFSREYGGEVSLSTPKFLLPFLNANRFKRRYNPKTRLSMAYDYQKRPDYTRTQADVSFGYNWKSSRYLSHSLSLLELSFVDVKNLSDDFLKNINNLYIANSFTEHVISTTRYTLTYNNQNLNKPSNYNYLRFSFETAGNTLKTLDQLFGSKKNEDYNDAGELEGTYYDLLGIRYAQYIKMDVDYRYNWHLNKVNTIVGRLFLGLGYAYGNLEVLPFEKSYFSGGANGIRAWQVRSLGPGSFSNDQAAYPNNTADLKLEGNLEYRFKLIWALEGALFLDAGNIWAVSSKDGREGAEFEMNRFYKEIAVGTGVGARVDLNFILFRLDLGLKLRDPSLPADQRWIIGNRSFNFSQLTYNIGIGYPF; this is encoded by the coding sequence TTGAAACCTAATCTGAAATACAAAAATAGTTATTTTTTTCTATCCTTAATCTTTACTCTGGTTATACTTCTGGGAGCGGTTTCTTGTTCAACCACTAAGTATGTGGGAGATAAGGAATATCTCTTAAGTAAAGTAAGTGTTAAAGTAGATGATAAAAATATTTCCTCAACTGAACTCAATCAGAATATTAAGCAAAAGCCCAATATTAAGATTCTGGGTGTTTGGAAGTTTCATTTGGGACTGTATAACCTTTCAGGAAAAAATACAAAGAAAGGCATTAACAAATGGTTACGCCGCATTGGGGAAGAGCCTGTTATTTATGAAGATTATCAAACTCAGAGAGGAAAAACTCAGTTAGAAATTTACTTGAAAAAGAAAGGTTATTACAATGCGATAATTGAGGATACGGTTATTTTTCGCAGAAAAAAAGCCAAGCTTAAGTTTAATATCATAGCGGGTACACCGTATAAGTACAGCAATGTTTATGATGAGGAAGCTGATTTGCCTCGAAATTTTTTGTCTCCATATCAAAAGCGTAAAGAAATTAGTGATACATCCTTAATTAGAAGATATTTAGTTGCTGATTCTGTAAACAGGAATATAAAACCCGGACAAAATGTTGATTCGGATAATTTGGGAAAAGAGCGTGATCGGATATCAAAAGTGATTAAGAATAAGGGTTATTATAATTTCTCTAAGGAATATGTCCATTTTATGATGGATAGTGTGGGTAAAGACCACCACATGGACGTTTTTGTGGGAATAAAGAAACCTCTGTCTTTAAATGTTGAACGCAAATATCGCATCAGAACGATTGTGGTTAACACAGATTACAACCCTAAATCAGTTTTGATGAACGATTCGTTGTATATAAATAAATTGGATACTTTAACCTATGACAATTGCCAGTTTATATACAATAAAAAACTAAATATTAAACCAGATGTTATTTTGAATTCTTTAAGCTTTCAACCAGGAAGTCTTTATAATTTATCCAATGTTGAAGAATCATATACGAAGTTACAGGCTTTAAGTCAATACAAGTTTGTTAATATTCGATTTGAGGTTGATGCTGAAGCAGAAAACCAAACTGAAGGCAGTTTGAATTGTATTATTCAATTGACTCCGCACAAAAAACAAGCTTATACCGTTGAAGTTGAAGGAACCAATACTTCGGGTAATATCGGATTTGCAGCGAAGTTGCATTATCAACATAGAAATTTATTGCGTGGTGCTGAGATTCTGGATATTAGTTTGTCGAATGCGACTGAAACGGTGAAATCAAACAATAGTGGGAATTTCTTTTCCAGAGAATATGGTGGAGAGGTCAGTTTGAGTACACCAAAATTTCTGTTGCCTTTTCTGAATGCTAATCGATTTAAAAGAAGATACAATCCTAAAACGAGATTGTCAATGGCTTACGATTATCAAAAACGTCCTGATTATACAAGAACACAGGCTGATGTAAGTTTTGGTTATAATTGGAAATCATCTCGTTATTTGTCTCATAGTCTTAGTTTGCTTGAATTAAGTTTTGTTGATGTTAAAAACTTAAGTGATGACTTTCTGAAAAATATCAATAATCTGTACATCGCCAATTCGTTTACTGAACACGTTATCTCAACTACGCGTTACACATTGACTTATAACAATCAGAATCTGAATAAACCGAGTAATTATAATTACTTGCGCTTTAGTTTTGAGACAGCTGGTAATACGCTTAAAACACTCGATCAGCTTTTCGGTTCAAAAAAGAATGAGGATTATAATGATGCCGGAGAGTTGGAAGGAACCTACTACGATTTATTAGGGATTCGTTATGCTCAATACATAAAGATGGATGTTGATTACCGATACAATTGGCATTTAAATAAGGTGAATACAATTGTAGGACGTTTGTTTTTAGGCCTGGGATATGCTTATGGAAATCTTGAAGTATTGCCTTTCGAAAAGAGTTATTTTTCAGGTGGAGCTAATGGTATCCGAGCTTGGCAAGTTAGGTCATTGGGACCGGGATCTTTTTCAAATGATCAGGCTGCATATCCCAATAATACGGCCGACCTAAAATTGGAAGGAAATCTGGAATACCGTTTTAAATTGATTTGGGCTTTGGAAGGGGCTTTGTTTTTAGATGCGGGTAATATCTGGGCCGTATCATCAAAAGATGGTCGTGAAGGTGCTGAATTTGAAATGAATCGTTTTTATAAAGAAATAGCTGTTGGAACAGGAGTTGGAGCTCGTGTTGATCTGAATTTTATTCTTTTTAGATTAGATTTAGGTCTAAAATTAAGAGATCCGTCATTGCCTGCTGATCAACGTTGGATCATCGGAAATCGATCGTTTAACTTCTCTCAGCTAACCTATAATATCGGTATTGGCTATCCATTTTAA